A genomic stretch from uncultured Pseudodesulfovibrio sp. includes:
- a CDS encoding FAD-dependent oxidoreductase: MNYVIVGNGVSAIGAIEGIRQHDTTGPITVISDEAVPTYGRPLISYYLSDKIKFETLPFRPEEFYTKNGVEMRLGSRVLSIDTKGKILTLDSGDTVPYGKLLLATGGTPVKPNLPGIDGPGVHNFTTVAHAETLKELVDKVKKVVVIGAGLIALKAAEGFAEKGAEVTIVVRSRIMRTYFDETAGELIVDHLEKNGIRFMQDTGTKAIVRYDDGTIKGVETDQGLIDADVVIVAAGVRPNMGLAAQAGLTTHQGIRVNDYLATSDSDIFAAGDVAEAKDLLTGEYTVRPIWPNAYTQGRYAGLNMAGADSPYTGGMSMNSITYYGLPTISVGETNLADDDGYETAIHLDRENSIYRKLIFKGNVLAGCILIGDIDAAGFYTSFIKNGFELDEAAREILMEGNPSPALWPDSFIEGMMNNP, from the coding sequence ATGATACAACTGGACCCATTACGGTCATCAGTGATGAAGCTGTACCGACATATGGACGTCCGCTGATATCCTATTACCTTTCAGACAAGATCAAATTTGAAACGTTACCATTTCGTCCGGAAGAGTTCTATACGAAGAACGGAGTTGAAATGCGTCTTGGCTCAAGAGTCTTATCCATTGATACCAAAGGAAAAATTCTGACCCTCGACAGTGGTGACACTGTTCCATATGGCAAGCTGCTGCTCGCAACAGGTGGAACTCCAGTCAAACCGAATCTTCCGGGTATCGACGGACCGGGTGTGCATAATTTTACGACAGTGGCGCATGCAGAGACGCTCAAGGAGTTGGTCGACAAGGTCAAGAAGGTTGTCGTTATAGGTGCTGGACTCATCGCATTGAAAGCGGCTGAAGGCTTTGCTGAAAAAGGTGCGGAAGTAACTATTGTTGTCCGTTCCCGCATTATGCGAACCTATTTTGACGAGACGGCCGGAGAGCTGATCGTTGATCATCTTGAAAAGAACGGTATCCGCTTTATGCAGGACACGGGCACTAAAGCAATTGTTCGTTACGATGATGGGACAATCAAAGGTGTGGAAACGGATCAGGGACTGATCGATGCAGATGTTGTCATTGTCGCTGCGGGCGTTCGTCCCAACATGGGACTTGCTGCGCAGGCAGGTCTGACGACGCATCAGGGTATTCGAGTCAATGACTATCTTGCGACCAGCGATTCCGATATTTTTGCAGCAGGTGACGTGGCTGAAGCCAAGGATCTGCTGACTGGCGAATATACGGTTCGGCCCATTTGGCCCAACGCATATACTCAGGGACGATATGCCGGATTGAACATGGCCGGAGCGGATTCCCCATATACCGGCGGCATGTCCATGAACTCCATCACCTATTATGGCCTTCCGACGATTTCTGTCGGCGAGACCAATTTGGCTGATGATGACGGGTATGAAACAGCCATCCATCTGGACCGGGAAAATTCCATCTATCGAAAGCTCATTTTCAAGGGAAATGTCCTTGCAGGGTGTATCCTTATCGGTGATATCGACGCCGCCGGTTTCTACACCAGCTTCATCAAAAACGGCTTTGAACTGGATGAGGCAGCAAGAGAAATACTTATGGAAGGTAATCCTTCCCCGGCCTTGTGGCCTGACAGCTTCATTGAAGGAATGATGAATAATCCCTAA
- a CDS encoding adenylate/guanylate cyclase domain-containing protein gives MTSLIKNAFKKDQLILLGAGTFITILMVLLFISQPQFLYLIELKIYDHYLKKHHDLIATDVPVIIDLDEKSLAEKGQWPWPRYRVAMLMKYLQAYGASAVASDIIFAEPDRTSPVNVKKDVKRDLDIDIDFKGMPANFGDYDALLAANLKNGPFVLGIDFTTGTKAHKLTDLNKSSCAVKPVKVAILSPPGSMSPLDVLPKANGMICPVPVLAEAANRVGFITTSPDADSVYRRVPLLFSYNEKLYPSLALASLMQAMGADSVILKMSSLGVESIKLKGVVISTDHFGRMLINYRGKMKTFEYISASDILNRKLADGALEGRIALIGTSASGLKDLRATPLDPGAPGVETHATIIDNILSNQFISIPDWAKGVEFLGMVVAGLVTTFLLMWARASWLVLPLIGLGYCMWYGSVYLFQEQRYFISPMYSYLTLAMTFTSLTILKFWREEHAKKFIHGAFAHYLAPSVISQIMENPQALSLEGQEKDITIQFSDVRNFTSLSEKLSPTQVTNLLHDYLTPMTRIITSNEGTLDKFIGDAVMAFWNAPLDVDNHQEKSLKAALEQLDRLEELNKAFLEKFGFTIAVGIGIHSGSVRVGNMGSADLFDYTLIGDNVNLASRLEGLTKFYGQNLVVSQAVADVCNCNYYFRILDIVRVKGKQEPVTIYTAYRQEEALERKEELDLYEKAHDAYINMDFEKARQSFMQLQETGMETKLYDIYIDRCDHLIETPPNQDWDGIFIHKTK, from the coding sequence ATGACGTCACTTATCAAAAATGCCTTCAAAAAAGACCAACTGATTCTTCTTGGAGCCGGTACGTTCATTACCATTCTCATGGTTCTCCTGTTTATCAGTCAACCTCAGTTCCTCTACCTTATCGAATTGAAAATATATGATCATTATTTAAAAAAGCACCATGACCTCATCGCGACAGACGTTCCGGTCATCATTGACCTTGATGAAAAAAGTTTGGCCGAGAAAGGGCAATGGCCTTGGCCAAGATACCGCGTCGCTATGCTCATGAAGTACCTTCAGGCATATGGCGCATCAGCCGTTGCTTCAGATATAATTTTTGCAGAACCAGACCGCACTTCTCCCGTAAACGTCAAAAAAGATGTAAAAAGGGATTTGGACATAGATATTGATTTCAAAGGAATGCCTGCGAATTTTGGAGACTACGACGCATTACTGGCAGCCAATCTCAAAAACGGACCGTTTGTTCTCGGTATTGACTTCACTACAGGCACAAAGGCCCATAAGTTAACAGATCTCAACAAATCGAGTTGTGCCGTCAAACCCGTCAAGGTTGCTATTCTTTCGCCTCCAGGCTCCATGTCGCCACTTGATGTACTTCCCAAGGCAAATGGCATGATCTGCCCTGTTCCTGTTCTGGCAGAAGCAGCCAACAGAGTCGGTTTCATCACAACGTCCCCGGACGCGGATTCAGTTTATCGCCGGGTTCCACTTCTATTCAGTTATAATGAAAAACTCTATCCAAGTCTCGCTCTGGCCTCTCTCATGCAAGCTATGGGAGCTGACAGCGTAATCCTCAAAATGTCCTCACTGGGTGTCGAGTCCATCAAACTCAAGGGAGTGGTCATTTCCACAGATCACTTTGGCCGCATGCTCATCAACTATCGAGGTAAGATGAAAACCTTTGAATACATAAGTGCCTCGGACATTCTCAATAGAAAACTCGCTGATGGTGCTCTTGAAGGACGGATAGCCTTGATCGGAACTTCGGCTTCCGGTTTGAAAGATCTTCGAGCAACACCATTGGACCCTGGGGCTCCGGGGGTCGAAACCCACGCAACCATCATCGACAATATTTTGTCGAATCAATTTATTTCCATTCCTGATTGGGCAAAAGGTGTTGAGTTTTTAGGCATGGTAGTCGCAGGATTAGTTACCACCTTCCTTCTCATGTGGGCGAGAGCCTCCTGGCTCGTACTGCCTTTGATAGGCTTGGGATATTGCATGTGGTACGGATCTGTATATCTCTTCCAGGAACAACGATACTTCATATCTCCCATGTACTCATACCTCACCTTGGCGATGACATTCACATCGTTGACCATTCTGAAGTTCTGGCGCGAAGAACATGCCAAGAAGTTTATCCACGGTGCATTTGCACATTATCTGGCGCCTTCTGTTATCTCCCAAATCATGGAAAATCCACAGGCTCTGTCTCTGGAAGGTCAGGAAAAGGATATCACCATTCAGTTCTCAGACGTTCGTAATTTTACATCACTTTCGGAAAAACTCTCCCCGACGCAGGTGACCAACCTTTTACATGATTATTTAACACCCATGACACGAATTATTACCAGTAATGAAGGGACACTGGACAAGTTCATCGGTGATGCTGTCATGGCTTTTTGGAATGCACCGCTTGATGTGGATAATCATCAGGAAAAATCATTAAAGGCCGCGCTGGAACAACTGGATCGTCTGGAGGAACTCAACAAAGCATTCCTTGAAAAGTTCGGTTTTACCATTGCCGTAGGCATCGGTATCCACTCCGGCTCGGTTCGCGTCGGAAACATGGGATCAGCCGACCTCTTTGACTACACACTCATCGGCGACAATGTGAATCTCGCATCCCGTCTTGAGGGTTTGACAAAATTCTACGGTCAAAACCTTGTTGTCAGTCAGGCTGTGGCCGATGTCTGCAACTGCAATTACTATTTCCGTATTCTGGACATTGTTCGGGTCAAAGGTAAGCAGGAGCCTGTCACGATCTACACCGCATACAGACAGGAGGAAGCCCTTGAGCGCAAGGAAGAGCTTGATCTGTATGAAAAAGCTCACGACGCATATATTAATATGGATTTCGAGAAAGCCAGACAGTCTTTCATGCAACTGCAAGAAACAGGAATGGAAACAAAACTGTACGACATTTATATTGATCGGTGCGATCACCTGATTGAGACTCCACCTAACCAAGACTGGGATGGCATTTTTATCCACAAGACCAAATAA
- a CDS encoding sulfite exporter TauE/SafE family protein: MQDILLICTIVVAASFLQGLTGFGFALIALPLLGFLLDIKTSVPLMTLLAWCISLTLSLQMRHDIRLKKVSILMIATIPGIMLGIYVLKHVPSEILSLGIGILMVAFTVYQLTVKPTPRNSGRIITSIAGFTSGVLGGSIGAGGPPVIVYSAIQSWSKNQAKATLAAYFTISGVLVAGMHAYSGLTTLRVLKLFMYALPALALGVWLGAQAYTRLSDHGYKRLAFILVFMLGCMMIYRTI; the protein is encoded by the coding sequence ATGCAAGACATACTCCTCATATGCACCATCGTGGTTGCGGCATCCTTTCTTCAGGGATTAACCGGATTCGGCTTCGCGCTGATAGCACTCCCCTTGCTGGGATTCCTCCTTGATATTAAAACAAGCGTTCCCCTGATGACACTGCTGGCTTGGTGCATCAGTCTGACCTTGAGCTTACAAATGCGTCACGATATCCGCCTGAAAAAAGTTTCAATCCTCATGATTGCGACCATTCCAGGGATCATGCTCGGTATATATGTCCTCAAACATGTTCCTTCGGAAATACTCTCATTGGGCATTGGTATCCTGATGGTTGCATTCACTGTTTACCAATTGACAGTCAAACCCACTCCCCGAAACTCCGGAAGAATTATCACATCAATAGCGGGTTTCACTTCAGGTGTCCTTGGGGGAAGTATCGGCGCAGGAGGTCCACCTGTCATCGTCTATTCAGCCATTCAATCATGGTCTAAGAATCAGGCCAAGGCCACCTTGGCCGCATATTTCACCATCTCCGGCGTTCTTGTGGCCGGAATGCACGCTTACTCCGGCCTGACCACCCTTCGCGTCCTGAAGCTCTTCATGTACGCACTCCCAGCACTCGCCCTGGGAGTCTGGCTGGGCGCACAGGCTTATACCAGGCTTTCCGATCACGGGTATAAAAGACTCGCTTTCATTCTCGTTTTCATGCTCGGCTGCATGATGATCTACCGAACCATTTGA
- a CDS encoding ferredoxin produces MSIVIDPDECIGCESCVEICPEVFEMDDDGEKAIVINADSTADCVDEAIETCPNEAISK; encoded by the coding sequence ATGAGTATTGTAATCGATCCGGATGAATGCATTGGCTGTGAGTCTTGCGTAGAGATATGTCCGGAAGTTTTTGAGATGGATGACGACGGTGAAAAGGCTATCGTGATAAATGCTGATTCCACTGCAGATTGCGTGGACGAAGCCATTGAAACCTGCCCAAACGAAGCTATTTCAAAATAA
- a CDS encoding DUF1499 domain-containing protein, with product MKQIHVQIILCVFVLISLCACASKAPEMGMHDGAFAVCSESDDCVSSQATDAVHKVDPIKASGVPEKVMVDLSNAIESIFGGKVLAVDDKYLRAEFKSTVMRTMDDAEFFYDEQAGVIHVHAISRGELFDFESNRKRIEELRLIFEKSQ from the coding sequence ATGAAACAAATACATGTCCAGATAATATTGTGTGTTTTCGTGCTGATTTCATTGTGTGCCTGTGCCAGCAAAGCCCCGGAAATGGGCATGCATGATGGGGCATTTGCTGTTTGCAGTGAATCAGATGACTGCGTCTCTTCTCAGGCCACCGATGCCGTGCATAAAGTGGATCCCATCAAGGCCAGTGGGGTTCCTGAAAAAGTAATGGTCGATTTGTCCAACGCCATAGAGTCGATATTCGGCGGCAAAGTCCTGGCGGTTGATGACAAGTATCTTCGCGCTGAATTCAAAAGCACAGTCATGCGTACCATGGATGATGCTGAATTTTTCTATGATGAACAGGCAGGGGTTATCCATGTTCATGCAATATCACGTGGAGAGTTGTTCGATTTTGAGAGCAATCGAAAGCGCATTGAAGAATTGCGGTTGATTTTTGAAAAGTCACAATAA
- a CDS encoding MGMT family protein, with amino-acid sequence MSSSLFTVRAIALIRSIPLGKVTTYGTIASMAGNRRAARQVARLLHSSSRKERLPWHRVVNREGKISLAPQQGYENQKQLLENEGVTFDASDRINLAMYLWHTD; translated from the coding sequence ATGTCATCTTCATTGTTCACAGTAAGGGCCATAGCTCTCATTCGCTCAATCCCCTTGGGCAAAGTCACTACCTATGGCACAATTGCATCTATGGCTGGTAATCGGCGTGCAGCCCGACAGGTTGCTCGTCTGCTTCATTCCTCTTCTCGAAAAGAGCGTCTTCCCTGGCATAGGGTGGTTAATAGAGAAGGCAAAATATCTCTTGCCCCTCAACAAGGGTATGAAAACCAGAAACAATTGCTTGAAAACGAAGGGGTGACTTTTGATGCATCGGACAGAATCAATCTGGCTATGTATTTGTGGCATACGGACTGA
- a CDS encoding cytochrome P460 family protein, with protein MKKHCLIVMIITCVVVLYSGVAFAEEKPGVDAKELWNYITTVDPYTEWGFWPDHKGLQPGRSPHGAGHKVFVNSAGLNSKMPPAAYGTIEVKENYSPDEKLMAITVMYKVSGYNPSDGDWFWAKYSPDGTVDKSGKPAGCIGCHGTRAANDFILVHDFN; from the coding sequence ATGAAGAAGCATTGTCTGATTGTTATGATCATAACATGTGTGGTTGTTCTTTATTCTGGCGTTGCTTTTGCTGAAGAAAAGCCCGGAGTTGATGCAAAGGAATTATGGAATTACATAACGACGGTTGACCCTTATACCGAGTGGGGATTTTGGCCTGATCATAAAGGTTTACAACCCGGACGTTCTCCACATGGCGCAGGACATAAGGTCTTTGTTAATTCTGCTGGCTTGAATTCAAAAATGCCGCCCGCTGCATATGGTACTATTGAGGTTAAGGAAAACTATAGTCCGGATGAAAAACTCATGGCTATAACTGTCATGTATAAAGTGAGTGGTTACAATCCGAGTGATGGTGATTGGTTCTGGGCGAAGTATTCACCCGACGGAACGGTTGATAAATCAGGGAAGCCTGCCGGTTGTATCGGGTGCCATGGAACACGAGCCGCTAATGATTTTATTTTGGTTCATGATTTTAATTAA
- a CDS encoding methyl-accepting chemotaxis protein: MKINLGLGQRLVLLVSSVVLALLLVTFFAVNQGTQSLTLAVVETTLSQNSVSIATSLDNWVADHIKFLQLMADDEAFIEAVAGGDFEAATKLAVGAKTRDATIESFFAHNADGISVVTTNTGGRGKNYKSKGYYKSIMEQGKPYYISPVTISPVSQQPRLAIAVPIKKNGNAIGYVGVSVKASAFTDTYINPIKVGSKGYCYVVDSQGVMLAHPDKERILTDRSSASYIKYALKEKNGFLEYKFDGAIKYMAFHMVPSTGWIVALSAEQDDLMQEAYALRNLLLIVGVIGLFTTIIIIFFTIKKMVTVPLQIIQERFVALSEGELEARIAGKFSAELAVLKDSFVAMVERLLTIVMSVKTTSGAVSSGSTELSAAAQTLSEGSTEQAAAVEEVSASVEEMTANINQNADNALKTEKLAGKAADDAREGGEAVSQAVEAMKNIAEKIVIIEEIARQTNLLALNAAIEAARAGEHGKGFAVVAAEVRKLAERSGGAAAEISEISAQSVEVAEKAGRMLSQLVPDITETAQLVQEISSATAEQHTGAEQINMAVQELDKVIQSNAAMSEEVASSANELSNQAIDMQQTMSFFKTNSSNEMYQPQARKTSVSVKKSPKQALPQTAPSSGNGVDLSMDDEDDFERF; the protein is encoded by the coding sequence ATGAAAATTAATCTTGGACTTGGCCAACGTTTGGTACTTCTTGTGAGCTCTGTTGTTCTAGCGCTTCTTCTCGTGACTTTTTTTGCAGTCAATCAAGGAACCCAAAGCCTGACGCTCGCGGTCGTTGAAACCACATTGTCGCAAAACAGTGTGTCCATTGCTACATCATTGGACAACTGGGTCGCAGATCATATCAAATTTCTTCAGTTAATGGCTGACGATGAGGCTTTTATCGAAGCGGTTGCAGGTGGAGACTTCGAAGCTGCAACCAAACTGGCTGTAGGAGCCAAGACTCGTGATGCAACCATTGAATCATTTTTTGCGCATAACGCAGACGGAATATCCGTAGTTACAACCAACACTGGCGGGCGTGGTAAGAATTACAAATCAAAAGGGTATTACAAGTCGATAATGGAGCAAGGGAAGCCGTATTATATCTCTCCGGTTACTATTTCACCTGTTTCCCAACAACCCCGTCTTGCCATAGCCGTTCCCATCAAGAAAAACGGGAATGCAATTGGCTACGTAGGCGTCTCAGTCAAGGCTTCTGCTTTTACAGATACCTATATCAATCCGATAAAAGTCGGCAGTAAAGGATACTGCTATGTTGTTGATTCACAGGGAGTCATGTTGGCACATCCCGACAAGGAACGCATTCTAACGGACAGATCCAGCGCTTCGTATATCAAATACGCTCTAAAAGAGAAAAACGGATTTCTGGAATACAAGTTTGACGGCGCGATTAAATATATGGCTTTTCATATGGTCCCGTCCACAGGCTGGATCGTCGCTCTTTCCGCAGAACAGGATGATCTGATGCAAGAAGCGTATGCTTTGCGAAACCTGTTGCTCATTGTCGGCGTTATAGGGCTTTTCACGACCATTATTATTATCTTCTTTACTATTAAAAAAATGGTGACCGTTCCGTTGCAAATAATACAGGAACGGTTTGTCGCTCTCAGCGAAGGCGAACTTGAAGCCCGGATTGCCGGTAAGTTCTCCGCGGAGCTGGCAGTTCTCAAAGATTCTTTTGTGGCGATGGTCGAGCGACTGCTCACTATTGTCATGAGTGTAAAAACAACGAGCGGGGCTGTTTCTTCCGGGAGCACAGAGCTTTCCGCAGCAGCTCAAACCCTCTCCGAAGGATCAACGGAACAAGCGGCTGCAGTGGAAGAAGTCTCAGCTTCTGTTGAGGAAATGACTGCTAATATCAATCAAAATGCTGACAACGCGTTAAAGACAGAAAAATTGGCAGGGAAGGCTGCCGACGACGCCCGAGAAGGTGGCGAGGCTGTTTCTCAGGCTGTTGAAGCCATGAAGAACATCGCAGAAAAAATTGTCATCATTGAAGAAATTGCCAGGCAGACAAATCTACTTGCCCTGAATGCGGCTATCGAAGCAGCTCGGGCGGGAGAACACGGCAAGGGGTTTGCCGTTGTTGCTGCCGAAGTTCGTAAACTTGCTGAACGAAGTGGTGGAGCTGCCGCCGAGATCAGTGAGATATCTGCACAGAGTGTCGAGGTTGCTGAAAAAGCGGGAAGGATGCTGTCTCAACTCGTTCCTGACATTACGGAAACGGCCCAACTCGTACAGGAAATATCTTCCGCGACAGCAGAACAACACACAGGAGCGGAACAAATCAATATGGCGGTGCAAGAACTGGATAAGGTTATCCAGTCCAACGCGGCCATGTCCGAGGAAGTCGCATCCAGTGCGAATGAGTTGTCAAATCAGGCCATTGACATGCAGCAGACGATGTCTTTCTTCAAAACCAATTCCTCAAATGAGATGTATCAACCTCAGGCGCGCAAGACGTCAGTATCGGTCAAGAAGTCACCGAAACAAGCTCTTCCGCAAACCGCTCCATCATCCGGTAACGGTGTTGATCTCAGCATGGACGATGAGGACGATTTTGAACGATTCTAG
- a CDS encoding redoxin domain-containing protein — MTQLRQEYKQLEAQDIEVIVVGPEKPSAFKAYWDKGKIPFVGLPDPSHEVLTLYGQEVKILRLGRMPAQMLINKEGVLKFVYYGNSMADIPNINQVIEALNT; from the coding sequence ATGACGCAGTTGCGTCAAGAATACAAGCAGCTTGAAGCACAGGATATCGAAGTCATTGTCGTTGGACCGGAAAAGCCTTCAGCATTCAAAGCATATTGGGATAAAGGAAAAATTCCATTTGTGGGCCTTCCAGACCCAAGCCATGAGGTGCTGACTCTCTATGGTCAGGAAGTAAAAATTCTTCGACTTGGCAGAATGCCGGCACAGATGCTGATTAATAAAGAAGGTGTTTTAAAGTTCGTTTATTATGGAAACAGCATGGCAGACATTCCGAATATCAACCAAGTGATTGAAGCTCTTAACACCTAA